The Hordeum vulgare subsp. vulgare chromosome 7H, MorexV3_pseudomolecules_assembly, whole genome shotgun sequence DNA window CGACTGTCGGGCGCCACATAAAAAGGTTAGACGTGTGAATTTTTTTTGCGGAGAGTTTATTTTATAAATTAGTTGTGTCTATGGGTCAACTGTGTCCATTTTGCCTAAGTTTGCAATGCCTCATTGGTTGTACCTAATGCCAAGAATGTTCTAGAACAATGGAATCGACTGCATTGCCTTTCCTCTTTTTTCCTTTGAGAGGATGACTATCTCTACCTATATCAATTGATGTTTGTACGTGGGCATCTTCGATTATACTGTGTTAGAAAGAAAATTGTCTTGCGGTTACTTcctcctttcctaaatataaatctttttagaaaTGTTATtatagactatatacggatgtatatacacatattttagagtgtagattcacttattttgctccgcAGTGGTGAATCTTGAAAAAAAAAGAGCTCAAAGTCAAATGTGTGTATAAAAAATCAAAACTTTTGATTTTTTGTTTTGTCTAAATAAGGTTAAAAAAATATAGTATAGTAGTAAATTTTCTTTTCTAATTTTTAAAGGGGGTTCGAGCCTGTCGAAACCCCCTGCTAGATTCGTCACTGATGCTtcttatgtactccctccgttactaaatataagaccttttagagattgcattatAAACTACACGAATGTACATAGATATATTctaaaatgtagattcactcattttgcttcgtatgtagtcttttaatgaaatctctaaaaggtcttatattttgaaacggagggagtagttcataaTAAAATCTTTAGAAggatttatatttaaaaacagaagAAGTACTTTACTTCGCAGTCCGGTTAACCCTGCCGTCGCAACATGCCTGCTGACTGCTGATAGGATGCAGCATCCCTGATCAGATCTTAGCCAATCCGCCTTCCAAATTGAATATGCAGCACCGAGTTCCACATGGTTGTGTTGTTTATAGACGACCAGACAAGAGGAGATATGCATGCACATCGTAGCTAGGCACCTGAAAAGAAATTCGAGCTCCTTGGACAAGACAAAAGGCCCACTTTCTGCAGGAGTCAGCATACGTGATGGCTGCATACTATCGCTTCGCTCTCGTCATCGGTCTTTAGGGGGAAAGGTCGCTCTTACCAGACCGGAGAATCGTTTGGCTGAAAGAAGAAAGAAAGGTACAGCCGACCAAAATGCCCGAGCACTGAAAACGCATTATTTGTAATTTTGTACTGTATCTTTCTCTTAGCTAAAATGGAATCAGAAATGGACCTCTGAATGACTATGATGTGTGTCCGGAGCGGTTAATGCCATCGGCATACTTGGTCCTTGAGTCAGCCAGGCCAGAATCTTGGATTCAGCTACCAGAATAGTACCAACACATATTCAAACAGATCATTTCCTCTATGAGATGAGCCGACAAGGCCTTTCGGCTAGGACTTGTATACTCCGTAAAATGGCACTTTTTCTTTTCCGGTCGAAGGGGTCACACGGCCCCCCATTTTCATTAGGAAAGTGGAGTTGTTTTACAGGGCACTTTGGCCATATTTGCGTCCACCAGATCTGACATGCTCCATATCCATAAAGAAATGAACGCGAGGAACTCACGCTGCTCTTTTTTAGTAACCACGTACAGCAGGAGAGCAACGGTTGGGTCGTCAGCGTCCAATGCCGTCATACGTTGGCCCTTGCATGGCTCATGAATCATGGATTCAACATGATACtccatccgtttctaaatataaatctttttaaagatttcgtttaaactacatacagatgtatatagatatattttagacgTGGATCCATCCATTTTACTTCGTATATAGTCCGTAGTGAAAtatttagaaagacttatatttatgaacgAAGGGAATACATCTGTATAATTGTTATCAAGCAGTAAATTCATGccgctcctcgccccttcatgacTATAAATAGGACCCATGCCCAGCTGGTTTGCTTCACACCACCACTCTCATTGGCCCAGCTGGATGCAACGCACTGCACCGCAGCGCGCGCTCACCATGGATCTACTCCTGCCACTCGTCTCGCTTCTTCTGGTGAGTGCATATGGCACACTCTCATCAGATATGTCCGTCCACGCACGAATTTCACACTCTATGTACCTCGCGTGTGTGTGTGTAACTTGTAACGGTCTTTCGTTTATTTGTTGTGATGCACCCAGATTACTGGAGGAGGCGGTCATCATGTGAGCTTCGTCGATGCGGCCACGGCGAACTCGGCGACGCCAAGGGCGTACTGGGAGGCAGTGCTTCCCGGAACTCCGATGCCCCCAGCCGTCAGCGACCTGTTAGCCCAACGAGaaggtctctctctctcacactctCTCACCGGCAGTTTCTGTGGCAGAACAAATGACATACTAGCATTGGCATGGCAGCTATGCACGTCACTCGAAACAGTAAATAAACTAACCTTGCTGAACTCATTCCAATCGTGGTCTGATGATTGGTGGTATAACTTAGTAGTAGAAGgtaatatcttttttgggaaatGGGAATTAGATGAATCTGAAGATGACTTTTAATAGAGACCCGCAATTCGATAAACAAAATTGGTTTAAATGTAGGCTGTCATTCACAGCATAAACGATTTGTTTTGTCCACTCCTCTATGCATACCAGAAACATGAGTATGGTTTGTTCGGATGTTGTGACAGTCCGATTCTGATAGATAACTATGATGTTCAGACCAAACAcattctgtatacttcatatgtacttaaataattatagttgaaaAGAACTGGTCCAACTATAAATATTTTCATACAGAGGAAATAGTATTTAATATATTATCTGCGTAGatgtttttttttatttgtttgtctttgcatgcatgcactgcCCCCGTTCAATTTGATTTTAAAAGACTTGTGCTTTATCACAATTAACCTACTAATAACTCTATATCAACATGTTTTGCCAGATGTGAATTCAGTGCGTGCCCTTCTAGACGATGTTAACCTCAAGCTTATCAAAGGATTGAGAAAGATCGGACCATATtataagaaaatcaagtcagaagcTGATCGAGGGGCAGGACACAGTCATATTGCATCAGAAGCTGGATATGACTTAAAGGAGGTCTCTGTGTCGTATGGATCAAAAGGTGGAGATAATTTAAAGGAAGTATCTGTGTCATATGGATCAAAAGATAGAGAGAGTATCAAAGAAGTCAGGATGTCTTATGGGGTAGATGACAAAGATGTTCCAAAGAGAGGCTTCATGGCACGGGAAGGAAATATAAAGGATGTCTCGGTGTCATATGGATCAAAAGGTGGAGAGAATTTGAAAGAAGTTTCAGTGTCTTATGGGATAGAGGGCAAAGATGTTTCCAagagaggctccatagcacaagaAGGAAATCTAAAGGAAGTCTCGGTGTCATATGGGTCAGATGAAGGCAAGGATAAACATATTGAAGTCTTGAACCAGGGTGAAGAGGATCCACATAGAGTTACAATGTTGTATGGGGCGGAACAAGAAGATGATCCCAATAAAGCTACAATGACATATGGGTCAGAACAAGAAGAGGATCCACATAAAGTTACAATGTCACACGAGGCAAACCATGAAGATGATCCCAATAAAGCTACAATGACATATGGGTTAGAACAAGAAGATGATCCACATAAAGTTACAATGTCATACGGGGCAAACCATGAAGATGATCCCAATAAAGCTACAATGACATATGGGTCAGAACAAGAAGATGATCCACATAAAGTTACAATGTCATACCGGGCAAATCAAGAAGTGGATCCGAATAAAGTTACATCGTCATATGGTCCAGGACATGAAGAGTATACAAATAGAATTACATTATCAGATGTGTCGGAACACGAAGATGATCCCAATAAAGCTACAATGTCATATGGGTCAAAAGACGAAGTGGATCCAAACAAAGCAACAATGTCATATAAGCTGAAACATGGAAATGACCTAAAGACTGTCTCTACGGGGCATAAGACACACATAGAAGGTAAAAGAAAGCTCAACTTTTAAGGATGTCAATTTTAGAATTTCCATGTTAATTTACCGATTTTCATGGGATGATAAATATCCCAAAAACAGAGCTAGTTATTTGATTAAATGTCATTTCTCAAATGATTTCTTTTGCTATTGTGTTGCAAGTAACAGGAGAGGCAAGTCACCATGTTCCCTCTCATAGCCACAAGAACAAAAGACACGCTGACGTTTTCTTCTTCCGCGACATGCTGAGGCCAGGGTCGATGATCATCCCGACCATCCCGCCGACCACCTCCCTGCCAACGCTTCTTCCCCGCCACATCGCCGACTCTCTTCCATTCTCCACCAAGCGCCTCtcggacatcatcgcgatgtttgCGCCAACGTCCCTCACGATGACCAGAGACATCCGGTGGACGCTGGACACCTGCGAGCACCCACGGACGCTCCCCGGCGAAGAAGCAGGCTGCGCCGCCTCCCTCGAGTCCCTCGCCGCGCTCGCGACGTCCCTCCTCGGAACGTCCAACGTCCGTGCCTTCTCCGCCGCCGATCTCCCCGTGGAAGCCCCGGGCACGCCGGCATTGCGGGGGAAGTTCAACGTGACGGCTGCCCGGAGGCTCTCCGAGTCACCGGAGATCGTGACCTGCCACGACTTGACGTACCCGTATGCGGTGTACTATTGCCACACGTCCAACCCCACCGCCGCATACGCGGTGACGCTGGAGAGCGTGGAGGGGGGCACGGCGCCGGCGTCAATGGAGGCATTAGCCGTGTGCCACCTCGACACGACGCAGTGGAGCCCGGAGCACCCGTTCTTTGCGTTGCATAGCGTCAAACCGGGCGATGTTGCTGTGTGCCACTTCCTCACCAAGCTAAGCATCGTCTGGGTGCGGGCGAGTGAGTCCGGAGACGCACATGTGGCGGGGCGGTAGGCGAGAAAGCACATGATGTGTTTGGATGTGTAAGAT harbors:
- the LOC123408407 gene encoding polygalacturonase 1 beta-like protein 1 isoform X1 translates to MPSWFASHHHSHWPSWMQRTAPQRALTMDLLLPLVSLLLITGGGGHHVSFVDAATANSATPRAYWEAVLPGTPMPPAVSDLLAQREDVNSVRALLDDVNLKLIKGLRKIGPYYKKIKSEADRGAGHSHIASEAGYDLKEVSVSYGSKGGDNLKEVSVSYGSKDRESIKEVRMSYGVDDKDVPKRGFMAREGNIKDVSVSYGSKGGENLKEVSVSYGIEGKDVSKRGSIAQEGNLKEVSVSYGSDEGKDKHIEVLNQGEEDPHRVTMLYGAEQEDDPNKATMTYGSEQEEDPHKVTMSHEANHEDDPNKATMTYGLEQEDDPHKVTMSYGANHEDDPNKATMTYGSEQEDDPHKVTMSYRANQEVDPNKVTSSYGPGHEEYTNRITLSDVSEHEDDPNKATMSYGSKDEVDPNKATMSYKLKHGNDLKTVSTGHKTHIEVTGEASHHVPSHSHKNKRHADVFFFRDMLRPGSMIIPTIPPTTSLPTLLPRHIADSLPFSTKRLSDIIAMFAPTSLTMTRDIRWTLDTCEHPRTLPGEEAGCAASLESLAALATSLLGTSNVRAFSAADLPVEAPGTPALRGKFNVTAARRLSESPEIVTCHDLTYPYAVYYCHTSNPTAAYAVTLESVEGGTAPASMEALAVCHLDTTQWSPEHPFFALHSVKPGDVAVCHFLTKLSIVWVRASESGDAHVAGR
- the LOC123408407 gene encoding BURP domain-containing protein 9-like isoform X2 — translated: MPSWFASHHHSHWPSWMQRTAPQRALTMDLLLPLVSLLLITGGGGHHVSFVDAATANSATPRAYWEAVLPGTPMPPAVSDLLAQREDVNSVRALLDDVNLKLIKGLRKIGPYYKKIKSEADRGAGHSHIASEAGYDLKEVSVSYGSKGGDNLKEVSVSYGSKDRESIKEVRMSYGVDDKDVPKRGFMAREGNIKDVSVSYGSKGGENLKEVSVSYGIEGKDVSKRGSIAQEGNLKEVSVSYGSDEGKDKHIEVLNQGEEDPHRVTMLYGAEQEDDPNKATMTYGSEQEEDPHKVTMSHEANHEDDPNKATMTYGLEQEDDPHKVTMSYGANHEDDPNKATMTYGSEQEDDPHKVTMSYRANQEVDPNKVTSSYGPGHEEYTNRITLSDVSEHEDDPNKATMSYGSKDEVDPNKATMSYKLKHGNDLKTVSTGHKTHIEGEASHHVPSHSHKNKRHADVFFFRDMLRPGSMIIPTIPPTTSLPTLLPRHIADSLPFSTKRLSDIIAMFAPTSLTMTRDIRWTLDTCEHPRTLPGEEAGCAASLESLAALATSLLGTSNVRAFSAADLPVEAPGTPALRGKFNVTAARRLSESPEIVTCHDLTYPYAVYYCHTSNPTAAYAVTLESVEGGTAPASMEALAVCHLDTTQWSPEHPFFALHSVKPGDVAVCHFLTKLSIVWVRASESGDAHVAGR